The following are encoded together in the Pleurocapsa sp. FMAR1 genome:
- a CDS encoding DUF4910 domain-containing protein, whose amino-acid sequence MYQLISDLYLICRSITGDGVRKTLAILQQNIPLKINQVPTGTKVFDWTVPKEWNIKDAYVKNAKGEKVIDFQKSNLHLLNYSIPIQKKMPLSELKKHLFSLPEHPDWIPYRTSYYSENWGFCLTHRQLEALEDGEYEVYIDSSLEPGHLTYGEYYLPGESKEEVLFSCHICHPSLCNDNLSGISIVTFLAKHLSSLSLRYSYRFLFIPGTIGSITWLSLNESKTSQIKHGLIAAGLGDLGKLNYKKSRRGNAEIDKAVIHVLQHSGQDYQINDFSPYGYDERQFCSPGFNLAVGSLTRTPFGQYPEYHTSADNLDFVRADKLADSLEKYLAVVDILENNRKYLNTNPKCEPQLGKRGLYGTFGGTQNKKTKEMATLWVLNLADGNHSLLDISDRSRLEFSVIRDAANALFKGGLLELTIN is encoded by the coding sequence ATGTACCAGTTAATCTCAGATTTGTACCTCATTTGCCGAAGTATTACTGGCGATGGAGTGAGAAAAACCCTAGCAATTCTACAGCAAAATATTCCCTTAAAAATTAACCAAGTACCGACGGGTACAAAAGTGTTCGACTGGACAGTTCCTAAAGAGTGGAACATTAAGGATGCTTATGTGAAAAATGCCAAAGGGGAAAAGGTTATTGATTTTCAAAAATCGAATTTACACCTGCTCAACTACAGCATTCCCATTCAGAAAAAGATGCCTCTATCAGAGTTAAAAAAACATCTTTTTTCGCTGCCAGAACATCCCGACTGGATACCCTATCGGACTTCATATTACAGTGAAAATTGGGGATTTTGCTTAACTCATCGTCAACTGGAGGCACTAGAAGATGGTGAATACGAAGTCTACATAGATTCTTCACTAGAACCAGGACACTTAACCTACGGAGAGTATTATCTACCAGGAGAAAGCAAGGAAGAAGTATTATTTTCCTGTCATATCTGCCATCCTTCTCTATGTAATGACAATTTATCGGGAATTTCTATAGTAACTTTCTTAGCCAAACATCTCAGTTCTCTATCTTTGAGATATTCCTATCGCTTTCTATTTATTCCTGGCACAATTGGTTCGATTACCTGGCTGAGCTTAAACGAAAGCAAAACCTCTCAAATCAAACATGGTTTGATCGCGGCTGGATTAGGAGATTTGGGAAAATTAAATTACAAAAAAAGTCGTCGTGGCAATGCCGAAATAGATAAGGCAGTTATTCATGTTTTGCAACATTCTGGACAAGATTATCAAATAAATGATTTTTCTCCTTACGGCTATGATGAGCGTCAATTTTGCTCACCTGGATTTAATTTGGCAGTAGGTAGTTTAACTAGAACTCCCTTTGGTCAATATCCTGAGTATCATACCTCAGCAGATAATTTAGACTTTGTTCGAGCCGATAAATTAGCAGACTCCTTGGAAAAGTATTTAGCAGTAGTCGATATTTTAGAAAACAATCGAAAATATCTCAATACCAATCCTAAATGCGAACCTCAATTAGGGAAACGAGGACTGTATGGCACTTTTGGCGGCACACAAAATAAAAAAACTAAAGAAATGGCAACTTTGTGGGTGCTGAATTTAGCGGATGGCAATCATAGTCTTTTAGATATAAGCGATCGCTCCAGATTGGAATTTTCAGTGATTCGAGATGCTGCCAATGCTTTATTCAAAGGCGGTTTATTGGAATTAACCATCAACTAA
- the rfbC gene encoding dTDP-4-dehydrorhamnose 3,5-epimerase: MRFMPTKLKNVYIVEPERFEDERGFFARTWCEKEFSDRGLNPNLVQCNISFNKKKGTIRGMHLQISPHAEAKLVRCTKGAIYDAIVDLRSNSETFQQWIGVELTAENHKALYVPEGFAHGFQTLKDDTEVFYQMSEFYAPECARGFRWNDSTFKINWPEQVSIISLRDREYEDYTAERFT; the protein is encoded by the coding sequence ATGCGTTTTATGCCAACTAAGCTAAAAAATGTTTATATCGTCGAACCAGAAAGATTTGAAGATGAAAGAGGCTTTTTTGCCCGTACTTGGTGCGAAAAAGAATTTAGCGATCGCGGACTCAATCCCAACCTCGTACAGTGCAATATTTCTTTCAACAAAAAAAAGGGGACTATTAGGGGAATGCATCTCCAGATTTCTCCTCATGCCGAAGCGAAATTAGTGCGCTGTACCAAAGGAGCTATTTATGATGCCATCGTCGATTTACGTTCTAATTCGGAAACATTTCAGCAATGGATTGGAGTCGAACTGACGGCAGAGAATCACAAGGCTTTGTACGTTCCTGAAGGATTCGCTCACGGCTTTCAAACTCTAAAAGATGATACTGAAGTCTTTTATCAGATGTCAGAATTCTATGCTCCAGAATGCGCTAGAGGATTTCGTTGGAACGATTCCACTTTCAAGATTAATTGGCCTGAGCAAGTTAGCATAATTTCTTTAAGAGATCGAGAATATGAAGACTATACAGCAGAACGATTTACCTAG